From the Leifsonia sp. AG29 genome, one window contains:
- a CDS encoding sensor histidine kinase, with product MSTLSDLVHAQGRSSEADVEWLHGLVGDWQLLADLAFADIVLWVPTSDDDFVAVAHARPSSAATLFYRDFVGQRIKPEWRQQVTDAYRTKQIIDTSAPDWYEETPTRVRAVPVIRRLTAHSPDTADEPVAVITRHTNLSEARTPSRQELTFNACANDLFDMIATGDFPDLGAPAAPRRGAPRAADGLIRLDVDGTTTFASPNALSAFNRMGFTGELEGESLAAVTTGLLAGNMTIDESLPLVVTGRAPWRTDIEARGVTVSLRAIPIRNRGERVGAIVLCRDVSEQRHQERELITKDATIREIHHRVKNNLQTVASLLRIQARRTHSEEAREALSQAMRRVAAIAVVHDTLSTGLAQIVDFDDVFDRVLLLVAEVAASHTTTVHPKKSGTFGSLPSEYATPLALALTELVTNAVEHGLAGREGEVEIIANRSTESLTVKVVDNGSGLPEGKVGSGLGTQIVRTLIQGELGGAIDWHTMMGQGTEVTIEVPLRYLTKAERA from the coding sequence GTGTCCACGCTCAGTGATCTCGTCCATGCCCAGGGTCGTTCCTCCGAGGCCGACGTCGAGTGGCTGCACGGCCTGGTCGGTGACTGGCAGCTCCTCGCGGATCTCGCCTTCGCCGACATCGTCCTCTGGGTGCCGACGAGCGACGACGATTTCGTCGCCGTGGCGCACGCGCGTCCCTCCAGCGCGGCGACGCTCTTCTACCGCGACTTCGTCGGTCAGCGGATCAAGCCGGAGTGGCGTCAGCAGGTGACCGACGCCTACCGGACCAAGCAGATCATCGACACGTCTGCGCCGGACTGGTACGAGGAGACGCCGACGCGCGTCCGGGCCGTCCCGGTCATCCGCCGCCTGACAGCGCACTCGCCGGACACCGCTGACGAGCCCGTCGCGGTCATCACACGCCACACCAACCTCAGCGAGGCGCGCACCCCGAGCCGCCAGGAGCTGACCTTCAACGCCTGCGCGAACGATCTGTTCGACATGATCGCCACTGGCGACTTCCCCGACCTGGGTGCCCCGGCCGCGCCGCGCCGCGGGGCGCCGCGCGCGGCCGACGGCCTCATCCGGCTCGACGTCGACGGCACGACGACGTTCGCCAGCCCGAACGCGCTGAGCGCCTTCAACCGCATGGGGTTCACCGGCGAGCTCGAGGGGGAGTCCCTGGCGGCGGTGACCACCGGTCTGCTGGCCGGCAACATGACGATCGACGAGTCCCTCCCGCTCGTCGTGACCGGCCGGGCACCGTGGCGCACCGACATCGAGGCGCGCGGGGTGACGGTCTCGCTTCGCGCCATCCCGATCCGCAACCGCGGTGAGCGGGTCGGCGCGATCGTCCTGTGCCGCGACGTCTCCGAGCAGCGCCACCAGGAGCGCGAGCTGATCACGAAAGACGCGACGATCCGCGAGATCCACCACCGGGTCAAGAACAACCTCCAGACGGTGGCGTCGCTGCTGCGCATCCAGGCGCGTCGCACGCACTCCGAGGAGGCGCGGGAGGCGCTGAGCCAGGCGATGCGGCGCGTGGCGGCGATCGCGGTCGTCCACGACACGCTCTCGACCGGGCTGGCGCAGATCGTCGACTTCGACGACGTGTTCGACCGGGTCCTGCTCCTCGTCGCCGAGGTGGCGGCGAGTCACACGACCACAGTGCACCCGAAGAAGTCGGGCACGTTCGGGTCGCTGCCGAGCGAGTACGCGACTCCGCTCGCGCTGGCGCTCACCGAGCTCGTCACCAACGCGGTCGAGCACGGACTCGCCGGCCGCGAGGGAGAGGTCGAGATCATCGCGAACCGGTCGACCGAGTCGCTCACGGTGAAGGTCGTCGACAACGGCTCCGGGCTGCCCGAGGGCAAGGTCGGCTCGGGTCTCGGCACCCAGATCGTGCGCACCCTGATCCAGGGCGAGCTCGGCGGTGCGATCGACTGGCACACGATGATGGGGCAGGGGACCGAGGTCACCATCGAGGTCCCGCTGCGCTACCTCACCAAGGCCGAGCGCGCCTGA
- a CDS encoding ABC transporter permease yields the protein MAVYLLRRTAFLVVSLLFAMALLFFLLRVLPGDPANALLSVNATPEQIAAARRQTGGDQPLGQQFVAFFGSLLTLNLGESFVSSLPVGPEIASRLAVTVPLTLLSFLLALVLALPIGFVAAWKSDRWYGVALSAFSQLGIAVPVFWVGILLVSVFSIQLRWFPSGGFPRDDWADPAGALHSLALPIVTIAIVMSASIARYVRSASLDVIGSDYLRNARALGSGFGGAMWRHGLRNGAVPVISVLGIELATTFLGAVVVESVFTLPGLGSMLRQAIEQHDYPNIQGILFVSTLLVLIVGFIADVAQRLIDPRLRTSISGNR from the coding sequence ATGGCCGTCTATCTCCTCCGCCGAACCGCGTTCCTCGTGGTCTCGCTGCTGTTCGCGATGGCGCTGCTGTTCTTCCTCCTCCGGGTGCTCCCCGGGGACCCGGCGAACGCGCTGCTCTCGGTGAACGCGACACCGGAGCAGATCGCGGCCGCCCGCCGCCAGACGGGAGGCGATCAGCCGCTCGGGCAGCAGTTCGTCGCGTTCTTCGGGTCGCTGCTCACGCTCAACCTGGGGGAGTCGTTCGTCTCGTCCCTCCCGGTCGGACCGGAGATCGCCTCCCGGCTCGCGGTGACGGTCCCGCTCACGCTGCTGTCGTTCCTCCTGGCCCTCGTGCTCGCTCTCCCGATCGGGTTCGTCGCCGCCTGGAAGTCGGACCGCTGGTACGGCGTCGCGCTCTCCGCCTTCTCGCAGCTCGGCATCGCCGTGCCCGTCTTCTGGGTGGGCATCCTCCTCGTCAGCGTGTTCTCGATCCAGCTGCGCTGGTTCCCGTCCGGCGGCTTCCCGCGGGACGACTGGGCCGACCCGGCCGGCGCCCTGCACTCGCTCGCCCTGCCGATCGTGACGATCGCGATCGTGATGAGCGCCTCCATCGCCCGATACGTGCGCAGTGCGTCGCTCGACGTGATCGGGAGCGACTACCTCCGCAACGCCCGCGCCCTCGGCTCCGGGTTCGGGGGCGCCATGTGGAGGCACGGCCTGCGCAACGGCGCCGTGCCGGTCATCTCGGTGCTCGGCATCGAGCTCGCGACGACCTTCCTCGGCGCGGTCGTCGTCGAGAGCGTCTTCACCCTCCCCGGGCTCGGCAGCATGCTCCGCCAGGCGATCGAGCAGCACGACTACCCGAACATCCAGGGCATCCTCTTCGTGTCGACGCTGCTCGTCCTGATCGTCGGCTTCATCGCCGATGTCGCCCAGCGGCTCATCGATCCCCGTCTCCGCACCAGCATCTCGGGGAATCGATGA
- a CDS encoding Rv3235 family protein has product MSTAIEHVDWRAGGRGGAPAAAPGSPAARTRRRTAAPAVRALRAVAPLPAPAPVAVPPPGAAPDLSSVSEEEWGTDPASLCSNLALCVIEILAGARPIDQVSRWVTDAVFLQLLRRTVIAARSRALRTAEARRPRVRLGAPIITHPCDGVVEAVVIAHQPGRSRAVAIRLERYRARWRATAVTVL; this is encoded by the coding sequence ATGAGCACGGCGATCGAGCACGTGGACTGGCGCGCAGGCGGGCGGGGAGGTGCCCCGGCGGCAGCCCCGGGGTCCCCGGCCGCTCGCACACGGCGGCGCACCGCGGCGCCCGCCGTCCGGGCGCTCCGCGCCGTGGCTCCCCTGCCCGCACCGGCGCCCGTCGCGGTGCCACCTCCCGGCGCCGCACCGGACCTGTCGTCCGTGTCCGAGGAGGAATGGGGAACGGACCCCGCGTCCCTCTGCTCGAACCTCGCCCTGTGCGTGATCGAGATCCTGGCGGGGGCCCGGCCGATCGATCAGGTGAGCCGATGGGTCACCGATGCGGTCTTCCTCCAGCTGCTGCGGCGCACGGTCATCGCGGCGCGGAGCCGGGCACTCAGGACGGCGGAGGCTCGCCGTCCGCGGGTCCGGCTGGGCGCGCCGATCATCACGCACCCGTGCGACGGCGTGGTCGAAGCCGTCGTCATCGCGCATCAGCCGGGACGATCGCGAGCGGTCGCCATCCGGCTCGAGCGTTATCGGGCGCGCTGGCGCGCGACCGCGGTGACGGTCCTGTGA
- a CDS encoding WhiB family transcriptional regulator — MDWRDKAACLTADPELFFPVGNTGPAVDQIDKAKAVCARCTVTEICLQYALETGQDSGVWGGLSEDERRALKRRAARARRAS; from the coding sequence ATGGATTGGCGCGACAAAGCCGCCTGCCTCACCGCGGACCCCGAGCTGTTCTTCCCCGTCGGCAACACCGGGCCCGCCGTCGACCAGATCGATAAGGCGAAGGCGGTCTGCGCGCGCTGCACCGTGACCGAGATCTGCCTCCAGTACGCGCTCGAGACCGGTCAGGACTCGGGCGTCTGGGGCGGTCTGTCGGAGGACGAGCGCCGTGCGCTCAAGCGCCGCGCCGCACGCGCGCGCCGCGCCTCCTGA
- a CDS encoding DUF1684 domain-containing protein: MPNIVTDTSTLTHASPSAIEKARAGYDDWRASRLTGVTAPAGNLALIETRWLADGDTTTLEEALAGHPDTVTATELTRRNLDTGEPERGIRLWDSQSPAIRAFETIEAYPFDPAWVIEAVFTPVSEERTIPFEHIRDNGLTRDLVVPGDISFELDGVAYTLSAFDDDGTLLLVFGDPTTGADGDDGTYASGRFLFVEREGDRAVLDFNRAFVPPCGFSDQYNCPLPPRNNRFAVPVRAGEKRVVLRDRTAH, from the coding sequence ATGCCGAACATCGTGACCGACACCTCCACACTGACGCATGCATCCCCGTCCGCCATCGAGAAGGCCCGCGCCGGCTACGACGACTGGCGTGCCTCCCGCTTGACCGGGGTCACCGCCCCCGCCGGCAATCTCGCCCTCATCGAGACCCGCTGGCTCGCCGACGGCGACACCACGACCCTCGAGGAGGCGCTGGCCGGCCACCCCGACACGGTCACCGCCACTGAGCTCACGCGGCGGAACCTCGACACCGGCGAGCCTGAGCGAGGCATCCGGCTCTGGGACTCCCAGTCGCCTGCCATCCGCGCGTTCGAGACCATAGAGGCATACCCGTTCGACCCGGCGTGGGTCATCGAGGCCGTCTTCACCCCGGTCTCGGAGGAGCGCACCATCCCGTTCGAGCACATCCGCGACAACGGGCTCACGCGCGACCTCGTCGTCCCGGGCGACATCAGCTTCGAGTTGGACGGCGTCGCGTACACGCTGAGCGCCTTCGACGACGACGGCACGCTCCTCCTCGTCTTCGGCGACCCGACCACCGGCGCCGACGGCGACGACGGCACCTACGCGTCCGGCCGGTTCCTGTTCGTGGAGCGCGAGGGCGACCGCGCCGTCCTCGACTTCAACCGGGCCTTCGTGCCGCCGTGCGGCTTCTCGGACCAGTACAACTGTCCGCTCCCGCCGCGCAACAACCGCTTCGCCGTGCCGGTCAGGGCCGGCGAGAAGCGCGTCGTCCTGCGCGACCGCACCGCGCACTGA
- a CDS encoding ABC transporter substrate-binding protein, which produces MRKTPLLATLAIGLASALALAGCAGNSSSSGGGDASIAIGSLYEPVNLDNTAGGGQGVTEALNGNVYEGLFKLTDDGKVEPLLASKYTTSSDGLTYTFTLRDGVKFHSGKPLTSEAVKSSIERVLGPDSQSARKSQLAVISSIATPDAKTVVISLKSRSISLPYNLSYIWIYGPGTSNYKTAEDGTGPYKLGTWKRGSSLSLERWSGYWGARAKNKEVVFDYFTDASALSNALTTNQVDIVTSIQSPDALTQFKGNKDFTVNDGKSTTKELLAFNDKVKPFDNVEVRKAVYSAIDRKKLLSSIWGDYGTLIGSMVPPSDPWYEDLTKVNPYDVDLAKKELAAAGYPNGFSFTLDTPTYDPHPAVAEFLKSDLAKVGITVTINSISADEWYTKVFKNHDFVATLQEHVNDRDVVWYGNPDFYWGYDNPQVTAWVNEAEQSKTTAEQTAKLKQVNEQIAKDAASAWLYLYPQIVVASSSVSGYPVNGLNSQFYAYDIVKK; this is translated from the coding sequence TTGAGAAAGACCCCCCTGCTCGCGACGCTCGCGATCGGCCTGGCTTCGGCTCTGGCACTCGCCGGCTGCGCCGGAAACTCGTCATCCTCCGGCGGCGGCGACGCGTCCATCGCGATCGGCTCGCTGTACGAGCCCGTCAACCTCGACAACACGGCCGGTGGGGGCCAGGGCGTGACCGAGGCGCTGAACGGAAACGTCTACGAGGGCCTGTTCAAGCTCACCGACGACGGCAAGGTCGAGCCTCTGCTCGCCTCGAAGTACACCACGAGCTCCGACGGGCTGACCTACACCTTCACCCTGCGCGACGGGGTGAAGTTCCACTCCGGCAAGCCGCTCACGAGCGAGGCCGTGAAGAGCAGCATCGAGCGCGTTCTCGGGCCGGACTCGCAGTCGGCCCGCAAGTCGCAGCTCGCGGTCATCTCGTCGATCGCGACGCCCGACGCGAAGACGGTCGTCATCAGCCTGAAGAGCCGCTCGATCTCCCTCCCGTACAACCTGAGCTACATCTGGATCTACGGCCCCGGCACCTCCAACTACAAGACCGCGGAGGACGGCACCGGCCCGTACAAGCTGGGCACGTGGAAGCGCGGCAGCTCGCTGAGCCTCGAGCGCTGGAGCGGCTACTGGGGTGCCCGGGCGAAGAACAAGGAGGTCGTGTTCGACTACTTCACCGACGCCTCCGCGCTCTCGAACGCCCTGACCACGAACCAGGTCGACATCGTCACGAGCATCCAGAGCCCGGACGCGCTGACGCAGTTCAAGGGCAACAAGGACTTCACCGTCAACGACGGCAAGTCCACCACGAAGGAGCTGCTGGCCTTCAACGACAAGGTCAAGCCGTTCGACAACGTCGAGGTGCGCAAGGCCGTCTACTCCGCCATCGACCGCAAGAAGCTGCTCTCCTCCATCTGGGGCGATTACGGCACGCTGATCGGCTCCATGGTGCCGCCGAGCGACCCCTGGTACGAGGACCTCACCAAGGTGAACCCGTACGACGTCGACCTGGCCAAGAAGGAGCTGGCGGCGGCCGGTTACCCGAACGGCTTCAGCTTCACGCTCGACACCCCGACCTACGACCCGCACCCGGCGGTGGCCGAGTTCCTGAAGAGCGACCTCGCCAAGGTCGGCATCACGGTCACCATCAACTCGATCTCGGCGGACGAGTGGTACACGAAGGTGTTCAAGAACCACGACTTCGTGGCCACCCTTCAGGAGCACGTGAACGACCGCGACGTCGTCTGGTACGGCAACCCGGACTTCTACTGGGGCTATGACAACCCGCAGGTGACCGCCTGGGTCAACGAGGCGGAGCAGTCCAAGACGACCGCCGAGCAGACCGCGAAGCTCAAGCAGGTGAACGAGCAGATCGCCAAGGACGCCGCGAGCGCCTGGCTGTACCTGTACCCGCAGATCGTCGTCGCCTCGAGCTCGGTCAGCGGCTACCCGGTCAACGGCCTCAACTCGCAGTTCTACGCGTACGACATCGTCAAGAAGTAG
- the secA gene encoding preprotein translocase subunit SecA, producing MANVLEKVLRVGEGRTLRRLEAYAKAVNALEDDFSELTDEELAHETVELRERYGNGESLDDLLPEAFAAVREAAKRTLGMRHFDVQIMGGAALHLGNIAEMKTGEGKTLVATTAAYLNAISSRGVHVVTVNDYLASYQSELMGRVYRALGMTTGVILSGQTPEERREQYAADITYGTNNEFGFDYLRDNMAWQASDMVQRGHFFAIVDEVDSILIDEARTPLIISGPSSGEANRWFVEFANLAGRLEEGVDFEVDEKKRTVGVLEPGIEKVEDYLGIDNLYESANTPLISFLNNAIKANALFKRDKDYVVMNGEVLIVDEHTGRILVGRRYNEGIHQAIEAKEGVEVKAENQTLATVTLQNYFRLYKKLSGMTGTAETEAAEFMSTYKLGVVPIPTNKPMQRLDQPDLVYKNEKAKFDQVVEDIARRHEKGQPVLVGTTSVEKSEYLSRLLAKKGVRHEVLNAKNHAREAAIVAQAGRLGSVTVATNMAGRGTDIMLGGNAEFLAVAEMNARGLSPVETPDEYEAAWDEVFDAVKAKVAEEAEKVIEAGGLYVLGTERHESRRIDNQLRGRSGRQGDPGESRFYLSLTDDLMRLFNAGAAESLMGRASVPDDIAIESKVVSRAIRSAQSQVEARNAEIRKNVLKYDDVLNRQREAIYSDRRHILEGDDLHERVQHFLTDVIDDILDQHTGEGSGDDWDFDALWAELKTLYPVGVTIDEVVAEAGNKGRINREFMRREILSDARIAYQKREESLGSPAMRELERRVVLSVIDRRWRDHLYEMDYLKDGIGLRAMAQRDPLVEYQREGYAMFQQMMGAIREETIGFLFNLEVEVNQAPGEVEAPAVAAKGLTPGQSAPALSYSAPGEQGEVEVRDQRGQLERAATDRAQRAAQAQGASAGAAQAQAPAQAATQRGAFGQKVAASDEAAPVNRAERRAQAKKR from the coding sequence GTGGCCAATGTTCTTGAGAAGGTCCTCCGCGTCGGCGAGGGCCGCACCCTCCGTCGTCTCGAGGCCTACGCGAAAGCGGTCAACGCGCTCGAAGACGACTTCAGCGAACTGACGGACGAGGAACTCGCGCACGAGACGGTCGAGCTCCGAGAGCGCTACGGCAACGGCGAGTCGCTCGACGACCTCCTCCCCGAGGCCTTCGCGGCGGTCCGCGAGGCCGCGAAGCGCACCCTGGGCATGCGTCACTTCGACGTGCAGATCATGGGCGGGGCGGCCCTCCACCTCGGCAACATCGCCGAGATGAAGACCGGTGAGGGCAAGACGCTCGTCGCCACCACCGCGGCCTACCTCAACGCGATCTCCAGCCGCGGCGTCCACGTGGTCACCGTCAACGACTACCTCGCCAGCTACCAGTCCGAGCTCATGGGCCGCGTCTACCGCGCCCTCGGCATGACCACCGGCGTGATCCTCTCGGGCCAGACGCCCGAGGAGCGCCGCGAGCAGTACGCGGCCGACATCACCTACGGCACGAACAACGAGTTCGGCTTCGACTACCTGCGCGACAACATGGCGTGGCAGGCCAGCGACATGGTGCAGCGCGGGCACTTCTTCGCGATCGTCGACGAGGTCGACTCGATCCTCATCGACGAGGCGCGCACCCCGCTCATCATCTCGGGCCCGTCCTCCGGGGAAGCCAACCGCTGGTTCGTCGAGTTCGCCAACCTCGCCGGCCGTCTCGAGGAGGGCGTCGACTTCGAGGTCGACGAGAAGAAGCGCACGGTCGGCGTGCTCGAGCCCGGCATCGAGAAGGTCGAGGACTACCTCGGCATCGACAACCTGTACGAGTCGGCGAACACCCCGCTCATCTCGTTCCTCAACAACGCCATCAAGGCGAACGCGCTGTTCAAGCGCGACAAGGACTACGTCGTCATGAACGGCGAGGTTCTCATCGTCGACGAGCACACCGGGCGCATCCTGGTCGGCCGCCGCTACAACGAGGGCATCCACCAGGCGATCGAGGCGAAGGAGGGCGTCGAGGTCAAGGCCGAGAACCAGACCCTCGCGACCGTCACGCTCCAGAACTACTTCCGCCTCTACAAGAAGCTGTCCGGCATGACCGGTACCGCCGAGACCGAGGCGGCCGAGTTCATGAGCACCTACAAGCTCGGCGTGGTCCCCATCCCGACCAACAAGCCGATGCAGCGGCTCGACCAGCCCGACCTCGTCTACAAGAACGAGAAGGCCAAGTTCGACCAGGTCGTGGAGGACATCGCGAGGCGCCACGAGAAGGGCCAGCCGGTCCTCGTGGGCACCACCTCCGTCGAGAAGAGCGAGTACCTGTCCCGGCTCCTCGCCAAGAAGGGCGTGCGGCACGAGGTCCTCAACGCGAAGAACCACGCGCGCGAGGCCGCCATCGTCGCACAGGCCGGCCGGCTCGGGTCGGTCACGGTGGCGACGAACATGGCCGGCCGAGGCACCGACATCATGCTCGGCGGGAACGCCGAGTTCCTCGCCGTGGCCGAGATGAACGCCCGCGGGCTCTCCCCGGTCGAGACCCCCGACGAGTACGAGGCCGCGTGGGACGAGGTCTTCGACGCCGTCAAGGCGAAGGTCGCCGAAGAGGCCGAGAAGGTCATCGAGGCCGGCGGGCTGTACGTGCTCGGCACCGAGCGGCACGAGTCCCGCCGCATCGACAACCAGCTCCGCGGCCGTTCGGGCCGGCAGGGCGACCCCGGCGAGAGCCGCTTCTACCTCTCCCTGACCGACGACCTGATGCGCCTGTTCAACGCGGGCGCCGCCGAGAGCCTGATGGGCCGCGCGAGCGTCCCCGACGACATCGCGATCGAGTCCAAGGTCGTCAGCCGCGCCATCCGCAGCGCCCAGTCGCAGGTGGAGGCGCGCAACGCCGAGATCCGCAAGAACGTCCTCAAGTACGACGACGTCCTGAACCGCCAGCGCGAGGCGATCTACAGCGACCGCCGGCACATCCTCGAGGGGGACGACCTGCACGAGCGCGTGCAGCACTTCCTCACCGACGTCATCGACGACATCCTCGACCAGCACACCGGCGAGGGCAGTGGCGACGACTGGGACTTCGACGCTCTGTGGGCCGAGCTCAAGACCCTGTACCCGGTCGGCGTGACCATCGACGAGGTCGTCGCCGAAGCGGGCAACAAGGGCCGGATCAACCGCGAGTTCATGCGCCGCGAGATCCTCTCCGACGCGCGCATCGCCTATCAGAAGCGCGAGGAGTCGCTCGGCTCGCCGGCGATGCGCGAACTCGAGCGCCGCGTCGTGCTCTCGGTGATCGACCGGCGCTGGCGCGACCACCTGTACGAGATGGACTACCTGAAGGACGGCATCGGCCTGCGGGCGATGGCGCAGCGCGACCCGCTGGTCGAGTACCAGCGCGAGGGCTACGCGATGTTCCAGCAGATGATGGGCGCCATCCGGGAGGAGACGATCGGCTTCCTGTTCAACCTGGAGGTCGAGGTCAACCAGGCTCCCGGCGAGGTCGAGGCCCCCGCGGTCGCGGCCAAGGGCCTCACGCCCGGCCAGAGCGCTCCGGCGCTCAGCTACTCGGCTCCCGGCGAGCAGGGCGAGGTCGAGGTGCGCGACCAGCGCGGCCAGCTCGAGCGCGCGGCCACCGACCGGGCTCAGCGAGCAGCCCAGGCTCAGGGCGCCTCGGCCGGCGCGGCCCAGGCGCAGGCCCCGGCCCAGGCGGCCACCCAGCGCGGCGCCTTCGGCCAGAAGGTCGCCGCCTCCGACGAGGCGGCCCCGGTCAACCGGGCGGAGCGGCGCGCTCAGGCCAAGAAGCGCTGA
- the hpf gene encoding ribosome hibernation-promoting factor, HPF/YfiA family — MDINIIGRNLGITDRFREYATEKSEKVAHLAERAISFEIKVVRHNEKQGSQNGDDRVELTLVGPKAVVRSEATGTDKYAAFDIALGKLLERVRRAKDRRKVHRGQHRPTSLREASTDGFSAVGLAAAPVAVLEQVRTGRVPTASDETEAAPEAADEEYCPVVIRRKVFASVPMTVDDALYYMELVGHDFYLFVDQETMRPSVVYRRKGWDYGLISLDDEADELQEVATAARKLG; from the coding sequence ATGGACATCAACATCATCGGACGCAACCTGGGAATCACGGACCGCTTCCGCGAGTACGCCACCGAGAAATCGGAGAAGGTCGCGCACCTCGCCGAGCGCGCCATCTCATTCGAGATCAAAGTGGTGCGCCACAACGAGAAGCAGGGCTCCCAGAACGGGGACGACCGCGTCGAGCTGACGCTGGTCGGACCCAAAGCAGTCGTGCGCTCCGAGGCGACCGGGACCGACAAGTACGCGGCGTTCGACATCGCGCTCGGCAAGCTGCTCGAGCGCGTCCGCCGCGCGAAGGACCGGCGCAAGGTGCACCGCGGCCAGCACAGACCGACCTCGCTGCGCGAGGCGAGTACCGACGGCTTCAGCGCTGTCGGCCTCGCCGCCGCCCCGGTCGCGGTGCTCGAGCAGGTGCGCACCGGAAGGGTCCCGACCGCGTCCGATGAGACCGAGGCCGCGCCGGAGGCGGCCGACGAGGAGTACTGCCCCGTCGTCATCCGGCGCAAGGTGTTCGCCTCGGTGCCGATGACCGTCGACGACGCGCTCTACTACATGGAGCTGGTGGGGCACGACTTCTACCTGTTCGTCGATCAGGAGACCATGCGCCCGAGCGTCGTGTACCGGCGCAAGGGCTGGGACTACGGCCTGATCTCGCTCGACGACGAGGCCGACGAGCTGCAGGAGGTCGCGACCGCGGCGCGCAAGCTCGGCTGA
- a CDS encoding ABC transporter permease, producing the protein MSALVDQAAGVAQEPRVAGRRRRRSVTLGIGLVLVGLVVVTALVSFFWLPYAQSDTSGGRLEGPGAQHWLGTDKLGRDLLTQLMIGARIALAVGIGSVVIGAVIGVTVGLLAAFATRWLDDTISAFLDILIAFPTLLLAMLIVAAQGASLGTAILAIGLAMASVVARLTRVLAKRVLSQQYVTASRTSGTSWPGVVLRHVMPNIWPTLSVNLALQFGVAVLAEASLSYLGLGAPPPNASWGRLLEEAQGTVATAPVGAIAPGVALVVLVIGVNLVADGLREVGDPTRRRGR; encoded by the coding sequence ATGAGCGCGCTCGTCGATCAGGCCGCCGGGGTCGCGCAGGAGCCGCGAGTCGCGGGCCGGCGCCGCCGTCGCTCGGTCACACTCGGGATCGGTCTCGTGCTCGTCGGTCTCGTCGTCGTCACCGCGCTCGTGTCGTTCTTCTGGCTGCCGTACGCCCAGAGCGACACGTCGGGAGGCCGCCTCGAGGGTCCGGGCGCACAGCACTGGCTCGGCACAGACAAGCTCGGCCGCGATCTGCTGACGCAGCTCATGATCGGCGCCCGCATAGCTCTCGCCGTCGGCATCGGCTCCGTGGTCATCGGCGCGGTCATCGGCGTCACGGTCGGTCTTCTCGCCGCGTTCGCCACGCGCTGGCTCGACGACACCATCTCGGCGTTCCTCGACATCCTCATCGCCTTCCCCACGCTCCTCCTGGCCATGCTGATCGTGGCGGCCCAGGGCGCCTCCCTGGGCACGGCGATCCTGGCGATCGGGCTCGCCATGGCGTCCGTCGTGGCGAGGCTGACGCGAGTGCTCGCGAAGCGCGTGCTCTCGCAGCAGTATGTGACCGCCTCCCGCACCTCCGGCACGTCGTGGCCCGGAGTCGTGCTCCGCCATGTGATGCCCAACATCTGGCCGACGTTGAGCGTCAACCTCGCCCTGCAATTCGGTGTCGCCGTGCTCGCCGAGGCGAGCCTGTCGTACCTCGGGCTGGGCGCCCCGCCGCCGAACGCGTCCTGGGGCAGGCTCCTCGAGGAGGCGCAGGGCACGGTCGCGACCGCACCTGTCGGTGCCATCGCCCCCGGCGTCGCCCTGGTGGTGCTCGTCATCGGCGTGAACCTCGTGGCGGACGGACTGCGCGAGGTCGGCGACCCCACGAGGAGGCGAGGCCGGTGA
- a CDS encoding ComF family protein has product MTATALLRESLLDAAAVLLPVACSGCGSPDRSLCRSCRSELRPRVVAATAGGIPVWAALEYEGVARRVILAYKDGGRVDAAPALAETLRAAVAAAQRGASGPREGIGSPRSRASAALLPVLVPSSRAAARRRGYHPTGHLLARAHILVPPLWGALRFARQPKDQAGLSAVERAGNRSGALRASRRLAGRRCLIVDDIVTSGATVAEAARAIRAAGGCVAGAAALARTPLRYPASPRLPHSEP; this is encoded by the coding sequence ATGACAGCGACCGCCCTTCTCCGCGAATCCCTCCTCGACGCCGCAGCCGTCCTCCTCCCGGTGGCCTGCTCCGGGTGCGGCAGCCCCGACCGGTCCCTGTGCCGATCGTGCCGCTCCGAGCTGCGCCCGCGGGTCGTCGCCGCGACGGCCGGCGGCATCCCCGTGTGGGCTGCTCTCGAGTACGAGGGGGTCGCCCGGCGGGTCATCCTCGCCTACAAGGACGGGGGCCGGGTCGACGCGGCGCCGGCGCTCGCCGAGACGCTGCGCGCGGCCGTGGCAGCGGCTCAGCGCGGTGCGTCCGGCCCGCGGGAGGGAATCGGCTCGCCGCGGTCCCGCGCCTCCGCGGCGCTCCTCCCGGTGCTCGTCCCTTCGTCGCGCGCGGCCGCGCGGCGGCGCGGCTATCATCCGACCGGTCACCTGCTCGCCCGGGCCCACATCCTGGTCCCGCCCCTATGGGGCGCGCTCCGGTTCGCGCGCCAGCCGAAGGATCAGGCCGGACTGTCGGCCGTCGAGCGCGCGGGCAACCGCTCCGGGGCCCTCCGCGCGTCCCGCCGGCTCGCCGGGAGGCGCTGCCTGATCGTCGACGACATCGTCACCTCCGGGGCGACCGTCGCCGAGGCGGCCCGTGCCATCCGCGCGGCCGGCGGGTGTGTCGCGGGCGCCGCAGCCCTCGCGCGCACGCCCCTCCGGTACCCGGCGAGTCCACGGCTGCCCCACAGCGAGCCCTGA